A stretch of the Panicum virgatum strain AP13 chromosome 9N, P.virgatum_v5, whole genome shotgun sequence genome encodes the following:
- the LOC120691512 gene encoding zinc finger protein 1-like, with protein sequence MAAMVGVALDAPATPWTLPEEGAVSAREGAADGWARRKRSRSRRHLRRVGAAPTEEEHLALCLLMLARGQRDARAPAPQQEHRCSVCGKAFPSHQALGGHKSSHRARPPAAAPTPAAEEPAAAAPSASPAASSSTSGAAGSSGSGGRVHECSVCRKTFPTGQALGGHKRCHYAGAAGATTTNVASTSAGLMSCRGFDLNVPALPDIIATGDRCVPAAEEEEEVLSPLAFKKPRLMIPA encoded by the coding sequence ATGGCGGCCATGGTGGGGGTGGCTCTCGACGCGCCGGCGACGCCGTGGACGCTGCCGGAGGAGGGTGCGGTCTCGGCGCGGGAGGGGGCCGCCGACGGGTGGGCCAGGCGGAAGCGCTCGCGCTCCaggcgccacctccgccgcgtgGGCGCGGCGCCCACCGAGGAGGAGCACCTCGCGCTCTGCCTCCTCATGCTGGCGCGCGGCCAGCGCGACGCCCGCGCTCCCGCTCCGCAGCAGGAGCACAGGTGCTCCGTCTGCGGCAAGGCGTTCCCGTCCCACCAGGCCCTCGGCGGCCACAAGTCCAGCCACCGcgccaggccgccggcggcagccccgaccccggccgccgaggagccggccgcggcggcgccctcggccTCGCCCGCCGCGTCCTCGTCCACGTCCGGCGCGGctggcagcagcggcagcggcggcagggtGCACGAGTGCTCCGTGTGCAGGAAGACGTTCCCGACGGGGCAGGCGCTGGGCGGCCACAAGCGCTGCCACTACGCGGGCGCCGCcggtgccaccaccaccaacgTCGCGTCCACCAGCGCAGGCTTGATGAGCTGCCGCGGGTTCGACCTCAACGTACCCGCCCTGCCGGACATCATCGCCACCGGCGATCGGTGCGTGCCGGCggccgaggaagaggaggaggtgctCAGCCCCTTGGCCTTCAAGAAGCCGAGGCTAATGATCCCGGCATAG
- the LOC120691634 gene encoding uncharacterized protein LOC120691634 isoform X1 gives MPSSPPNPTLQRRQSRTDGDGDGAAVGGGGGAGVPCCVGGASAEKMRLRVRKLATATTTAARGRKAATVQEVSGAADGEDLPMSATPSFFTGHQAYPRPQNPPAALASLPPQGPSAVQTSRPPPQGTPLCIGDGSEDFGQGSEDSEFHVYAA, from the exons ATGCCCTCCTCACCACCAAATCCCACACtgcagcggcggcagagcagaacagatggggatggggatggagcagcagtcggcggcggtggcggcgcgggagttCCTTGCTGCGTCGGCGGCGCATCAGCCGAAAAAATGCGGCTGCGGGTGCGGAAGCTCGCAACAGCGACCACGACAGCGGCGCGGGGTAGGAAGGCCGCGACGGTGCAGGAGGTGAGCGGAGCTGCAGATGGTGAAGACCTCCCTATGAGCGCCACGCCTTCCTTCTTCACCGGCCACCAAGCTTATCCGCGCCCCCAAAATCCACCGGCGGCCCTagcttcgctgccgccccaAGGTCCATCAGCGGTCCAAACTTCTCGGCCACCACCCCAAG GTACTCCACTGTGCATAGGTGACGGAAGCGAAGACTTTGGGCAAGGATCTGAAGATTCAG AGTTCCATGTGTATGCTGCCTAG
- the LOC120691634 gene encoding uncharacterized protein LOC120691634 isoform X2, with protein sequence MPSSPPNPTLQRRQSRTDGDGDGAAVGGGGGAGVPCCVGGASAEKMRLRVRKLATATTTAARGRKAATVQEVSGAADGEDLPMSATPSFFTGHQAYPRPQNPPAALASLPPQGPSAVQTSRPPPQGDGSEDFGQGSEDSEFHVYAA encoded by the exons ATGCCCTCCTCACCACCAAATCCCACACtgcagcggcggcagagcagaacagatggggatggggatggagcagcagtcggcggcggtggcggcgcgggagttCCTTGCTGCGTCGGCGGCGCATCAGCCGAAAAAATGCGGCTGCGGGTGCGGAAGCTCGCAACAGCGACCACGACAGCGGCGCGGGGTAGGAAGGCCGCGACGGTGCAGGAGGTGAGCGGAGCTGCAGATGGTGAAGACCTCCCTATGAGCGCCACGCCTTCCTTCTTCACCGGCCACCAAGCTTATCCGCGCCCCCAAAATCCACCGGCGGCCCTagcttcgctgccgccccaAGGTCCATCAGCGGTCCAAACTTCTCGGCCACCACCCCAAG GTGACGGAAGCGAAGACTTTGGGCAAGGATCTGAAGATTCAG AGTTCCATGTGTATGCTGCCTAG